One segment of Mobula birostris isolate sMobBir1 chromosome 29, sMobBir1.hap1, whole genome shotgun sequence DNA contains the following:
- the timm17b gene encoding mitochondrial import inner membrane translocase subunit Tim17-B codes for MEEYAREPCPWRIVDDCGGAFTMGAIGGGIFQSIKGFRNAPVGVRHRLRGSVNAVRIRAPQIGGSFAVWGGLFSTIDCGLVRLRGKEDPWNSISSGALTGAVLASRSGPLAMVGSAMMGGILLALIEGVGILLTRYTAQQFQNPSPLLEDPSQLPPKDPSTYGSYSYYQ; via the exons CCCCTGGCGAATCGTGGATGACTGCGGGGGGGCTTTCACCATGGGCGCCATCGGAGGAGGCATTTTCCAGTCCATTAAAGGGTTCAGGAATGCGCCGGTG GGCGTCCGGCATCGGCTAAGAGGGAGCGTTAATGCCGTCAGGATCCGGGCTCCTCAGATCGGAG GCAGCTTTGCCGTGTGGGGCGGCCTCTTCTCCACCATCGACTGCGGCCTGGTGAGGCTGCGCGGCAAGGAGGACCCCTGGAACTCCATCAGCAGCGGCGCGCTGACCGGGGCTGTGCTGGCCTCCCGCA GTGGGCCCCTGGCCATGGTGGGATCGGCCATGATGGGGGGCATCCTTCTGGCACTGATCGAGGGGGTGGGTATCCTCCTCACCCGGTACACTGCACAGCAATTCCAAAACC CCAGCCCACTGCTTGAGGACCCCAGCCAGCTGCCCCCCAAGGACCCCTCGACCTATGGCAGCTACAGCTATTACCAGTAG